In Cervus elaphus chromosome 7, mCerEla1.1, whole genome shotgun sequence, the following proteins share a genomic window:
- the VARS1 gene encoding valine--tRNA ligase isoform X4 translates to MSILYVSPHPDAFPSLRALIAARYGEAGEGPGWGGAHPRICLQPPPASRTPFPPPRLPALEQGPGGLWVWGATAVSQLLWPAGLGGPGGSRAAVLVQQWVSYADTELIPAACGATLPALGLRSSAQDPQAALAALGRALSPLEEWLRLHTYLAGEAPTLADLAAVTALLLPFRYVLDPSARRIWGNVTRWFITCVQQPEFRAVLGEVVLYSGARSLSQQPGSEVPAPPKTAAQLKKEAKKREKLEKFQQKQKVQQQQPPPGEKKPKPEKREKRDPGVITYDLPTPPGEKKDVSGTMPDSYSPQYVEAAWYPWWEQQGFFRPEYGRSSVSAPNPRGIFMMCIPPPNVTGSLHLGHALTNAIQDSLTRWHRMRGETTLWNPGCDHAGIATQVVVEKKLWREQGLSRHQLGREAFLQEVWKWKEEKGDRIYHQLKKLGSSLDWNRACFTMDPKLSAAVTEAFVRLHEEGVIYRSTRLVNWSCTLNSAISDIEVDKKELTGRTLLSVPGYKEKVEFGVLVSFAYKVQGSDSDEEVVVATTRIETMLGDVAVAVHPKDPRYQHLKGKNVIHPFVSRSLPIVFDDFVDMEFGTGAVKITPAHDQNDYEVGQRHGLEAVSIMDARGALVNVPPPFLGLPRFEARKAVLAALKEQGLFRGIEDNPMVVPLCNRSKDVVEPLLRPQWYVRCGEMAQAASAAVTRGDLRILPEAHQRTWHTWMDNIRDWCISRQLWWGHRIPAYFITVNDPAVPPGEDPDGRYWVSGRTEAEAREKAAKEFGVSPDKISLQQDEDVLDTWFSSGLFPFSILGWPNQSEDLSVFYPGTLLETGHDILFFWVARMVMLGLKLTGKLPFKEVYLHAIVRDAHGRKMSKSLGNVIDPLDVIHGVSLQGLHDQLLNSNLDPSEVEKAKEGQKADFPTGIPECGTDALRFGLCAYTSQGRDINLDVNRILGYRHFCNKLWNATKFALRGLGKGFVPSPTSEPGGRESLVDCWIRSRLTEAVRLSNQGFQAYDFPAVTTAQYSFWLYELCDVYLECLKPVLNGVDQVAAECARQTLYTCLDVGLRLLSPFMPFVTEELFQRLPRRTPQAPPSLCVTAYPEPSECSWKDPEAEAAFELALSITRAVRSLRADYNLTRIRPDCFLEVADEATGALASAVSGYVQTLASAGIVAVLALGASAPQGCAVALASDRCSVHLQLQGLVDPARELGKLQAKRDEAQRQAQRLRERRAASGYTVKVPLKVQEADETKLQQTEAELRKVDEAIALFQKML, encoded by the exons ATGTCCATTCTGTACGTCTCTCCTCACCCCGATGCCTTCCCCAGCCTCCGAGCCCTCATAGCTGCTCGCTACGGGGAAGCTGGGGAGGGTCCGGGATGGGGAGGAGCCCACCCCCGCATCTGTCTCCAGCCGCCCCCAGCCAGCCGGACTCCTTTTCCTCCACCCCGTCTGCCAGCCCTGGAACAGGGTCCCGGTGGGCTCTGGGTGTGGGGAGCCACGGCTGTGTCCCAGCTGCTGTGGCCAGCAGGCCTGGGGGGTCCCGGGGGTAGTCGGGCAGCCGTCTTGGTCCAACAGTGGGTCAGTTACGCAGACACCGAGCTAATACCAGCTGCCTGTGGGGCTACGCTGCCTGCCTTGGGACTCCGAAGCTCGGCCCAAGACCCCCAG GCTGCACTGGCGGCCCTGGGCAGAGCCCTGAGCCCCTTGGAAGAATGGCTTCGACTGCACACCTACCTGGCTGGGGAGGCCCCGACTCTGGCTGACCTGGCAGCTGTCACAGCCTTGCTGCTGCCTTTCCGTTAT GTCCTGGACCCCTCTGCCCGCCGGATCTGGGGTAATGTGACTCGCTGGTTTATCACATGTGTTCAGCAGCCAGAATTCCGGGCCGTACTGGGAGAGGTGGTTCTGTATTCAGGGGCCAGGTCTCTCTCCCAACAGCCAG GCTCTGAGGTCCCTGCACCCCCAAAGACAGCTGCTCAACTCAAGAAAGAGGCAAAGAAACGAGAGAAACTAGAGAAATTCCAGCAGAAGCAGAAGGTCCAACAGCAGCAGCCACCCCCTGGGGAG AAGAAACCAAAACCAGAGAAGCGGGAGAAACGGGATCCTGGGGTCATTACCTACGATCTCCCGACCCCACCTGGGGAAAAGAAAG ATGTCAGTGGCACCATGCCTGACTCCTACAGCCCTCAGTACGTGGAGGCTGCCTGGTACCCTTGGTGGGAGCAGCAGGGCTTCTTCAGGCCTGAGTATGGG CGTTCCAGCGTGTCAGCACCAAACCCCCGGGGCATCTTCATGATGTGCATCCCACCCCCCAACGTGACAGGCTCCCTGCACCTGGGCCATGCGCTCACCAACGCCATCCAGGACTCCCTGACCCGCTG GCACCGTATGCGTGGAGAGACCACCCTGTGGAATCCTGGCTGTGACCACGCAGGCATTGCCACCcaggtggtggtggagaagaaaCTCTGGCGCGAGCAGGGGCTGAGTCGGCACCAGCTGGGGCGAGAGGCTTTCCTGCAGGAGGTCTGGAAGTGGAAGGAGGA GAAAGGTGACCGGATTTACCACCAGCTGAAGAAGCTTGGCAGCTCCTTGGACTGGAATCGAGCCTGTTTCACCATGGATCCT AAACTGTCAGCAGCCGTGACGGAGGCCTTTGTACGGCTCCACGAGGAGGGAGTCATTTATCGCAGCACCCGCCTTGTCAACTGGTCCTGCACCCTCAACTCTGCCATCTCTGACATCGAG GTGGATAAGAAGGAGCTGACAGGTCGTACCCTGCTCTCCGTGCCTGGCTACAAAGAGAAGGTGGAGTTTGGGGTCCTCGTCTCCTTTGCTTACAAGGTCCAAGGCTCAG ACAGCGACGAGGAGGTGGTAGTGGCAACAACTCGGATCGAGACGATGCTGGGAGATGTGGCCGTAGCTGTGCACCCCAAAGATCCCAGATACCAG CACCTGAAGGGGAAGAACGTGATCCACCCATTTGTGTCTCGGAGCCTCCCTATCGTCTTTGATGACTTTGTGGACATGGAGTTCGGCACAG GCGCAGTGAAGATCACCCCTGCCCATGACCAGAATGACTATGAGGTTGGGCAGCGGCACGGGCTGGAGGCCGTCAGCATCATGGATGCCCGCGGGGCCCTTGTCAACGTGCCCCCACCTTTCCTG GGCCTGCCCAGGTTTGAGGCCAGAAAGGCGGTGCTGGCAGCGCTCAAGGAGCAGGGACTGTTCCGCGGCATTGAGGACAACCCCATGGTGGTGCCACTTTGCAA CCGCTCCAAGGACGTGGTGGAGCCTCTGCTGCGGCCGCAGTGGTATGTGCGCTGTGGGGAGATGGCTCAGGCCGCCAGCGCTGCTGTGACACGGGGCGACCTCCGCATCCTGCCAGAGGCCCATCAGCGGACGTGGCACACCTGGATGGACAACATCCG GGACTGGTGTATCTCCCGGCAGCTGTGGTGGGGCCATCGCATCCCAGCCTACTTCATCACTGTCAACGACCCCGCTGTGCCCCCAGGGGAG GACCCTGACGGGCGGTACTGGGTGAGCGGGCGCACTGAGGCCGAGGCCCGGGAGAAGGCAGCCAAGGAGTTCGGTGTGTCCCCCGACAAGATCAGTCTCCAGCAAG ATGAAGATGTACTGGACACCTGGTTCTCCTCTGgcctcttccccttctccatccTAGGTTGGCCCAACCAG TCAGAAGATCTGAGTGTGTTCTACCCCGGGACGCTGCTGGAGACAGGCCATGACATCCTCTTCTTCTGGGTGGCCAGGATGGTCATGCTCGGCCTCAAGCTCACTGGCAAGCTGCCCTTCAAAGAG GTCTACCTCCATGCCATCGTGCGGGACGCCCACGGCCGGAAGATGAGCAAGTCTCTAGGCAACGTCATTGACCCCCTGGACGTTATCCATGGGGTCTCCCTGCAG GGCCTCCACGACCAGCTACTGAACAGCAACCTGGATCCCAGCGAGGTGGAGAAGGCGAAAGAGGGGCAG AAGGCAGATTTCCCAACGGGGATCCCCGAGTGTGGCACTGATGCGCTCCGGTTTGGACTATGCGCCTACACATCCCAGG GCCGTGACATCAACCTGGATGTGAACCGGATATTGGGGTATCGCCATTTCTGCAACAAGCTCTGGAACGCCACCAAGTTTGCCCTCCGTGGCCTTGGGAAGGGTTTCGTGCCCTCACCCACGTCCGAG CCCGGAGGCCGcgagagcctggtggactgctggaTCCGCAGCCGGCTGACCGAAGCTGTGAGGCTCAGCAACCAAGGTTTCCAGGCCTACGACTTCCCAGCTGTCACCACCGCCCAGTACAGCTTTTGGCTCTACGAGCTCTGCGATGTCTACCTG GAGTGCCTGAAGCCTGTGCTGAATGGGGTGGACCAGGTGGCAGCTGAGTGCGCCCGCCAGACCCTCTACACCTGCCTGGACGTGGGCCTGCGGCTGCTCTCACCCTTCATGCCCTTCGTGACCGAGGAGCTGTTCCAGCGGCTGCCCCGGCGGACGCCACAAGCTCCCCCTAGCCTCTGCGTCACCGCCTACCCGGAGCCCTCGGAG tGCTCCTGGAAGGACCCTGAGGCAGAAGCTGCCTTCGAGTTGGCCCTGAGCATCACTCGAGCTGTGCGCTCCCTGCGTGCCGACTACAACCTCACCCGGATCCGGCCCGACT GTTTCCTGGAAGTGGCTGACGAGGCCACAGGTGCCCTGGCATCGGCAGTGTCGGGCTACGTGCAGACACTGGCCAGCGCGGGGATCGTGGCCGTCCTGGCGCTGGGGGCTTCTGCACCCCAGGGCTGCGCTGTGGCCCTGGCCTCTGACCGCTGCTCCGTCCACCTGCAGCTGCAGGGGCTAGTAGACCCAGCCCGGGAGCTGGGCAAACTGCAGGCCAAGCGTGATGAGGCGCAGCGGCAGGCCCAGCGTCTGCGGGAGCGCCGCGCCGCCTCAGGCTACACTGTCAAGGTGCCCCTCAAAGTCCAGGAGGCAGATGAAACCAAG CTCCAGCAGACAGAAGCAGAGCTCAGGAAGGTTGATGAGGCCATCGCCCTATTTCAGAAGATGCTGTGA
- the VARS1 gene encoding valine--tRNA ligase isoform X3 codes for MSILYVSPHPDAFPSLRALIAARYGEAGEGPGWGGAHPRICLQPPPASRTPFPPPRLPALEQGPGGLWVWGATAVSQLLWPAGLGGPGGSRAAVLVQQWVSYADTELIPAACGATLPALGLRSSAQDPQAALAALGRALSPLEEWLRLHTYLAGEAPTLADLAAVTALLLPFRYVLDPSARRIWGNVTRWFITCVQQPEFRAVLGEVVLYSGARSLSQQPGSEVPAPPKTAAQLKKEAKKREKLEKFQQKQKVQQQQPPPGEQKKPKPEKREKRDPGVITYDLPTPPGEKKDVSGTMPDSYSPQYVEAAWYPWWEQQGFFRPEYGRSSVSAPNPRGIFMMCIPPPNVTGSLHLGHALTNAIQDSLTRWHRMRGETTLWNPGCDHAGIATQVVVEKKLWREQGLSRHQLGREAFLQEVWKWKEEKGDRIYHQLKKLGSSLDWNRACFTMDPKLSAAVTEAFVRLHEEGVIYRSTRLVNWSCTLNSAISDIEVDKKELTGRTLLSVPGYKEKVEFGVLVSFAYKVQGSDSDEEVVVATTRIETMLGDVAVAVHPKDPRYQHLKGKNVIHPFVSRSLPIVFDDFVDMEFGTGAVKITPAHDQNDYEVGQRHGLEAVSIMDARGALVNVPPPFLGLPRFEARKAVLAALKEQGLFRGIEDNPMVVPLCNRSKDVVEPLLRPQWYVRCGEMAQAASAAVTRGDLRILPEAHQRTWHTWMDNIRDWCISRQLWWGHRIPAYFITVNDPAVPPGEDPDGRYWVSGRTEAEAREKAAKEFGVSPDKISLQQDEDVLDTWFSSGLFPFSILGWPNQSEDLSVFYPGTLLETGHDILFFWVARMVMLGLKLTGKLPFKEVYLHAIVRDAHGRKMSKSLGNVIDPLDVIHGVSLQGLHDQLLNSNLDPSEVEKAKEGQKADFPTGIPECGTDALRFGLCAYTSQGRDINLDVNRILGYRHFCNKLWNATKFALRGLGKGFVPSPTSEPGGRESLVDCWIRSRLTEAVRLSNQGFQAYDFPAVTTAQYSFWLYELCDVYLECLKPVLNGVDQVAAECARQTLYTCLDVGLRLLSPFMPFVTEELFQRLPRRTPQAPPSLCVTAYPEPSECSWKDPEAEAAFELALSITRAVRSLRADYNLTRIRPDCFLEVADEATGALASAVSGYVQTLASAGIVAVLALGASAPQGCAVALASDRCSVHLQLQGLVDPARELGKLQAKRDEAQRQAQRLRERRAASGYTVKVPLKVQEADETKLQQTEAELRKVDEAIALFQKML; via the exons ATGTCCATTCTGTACGTCTCTCCTCACCCCGATGCCTTCCCCAGCCTCCGAGCCCTCATAGCTGCTCGCTACGGGGAAGCTGGGGAGGGTCCGGGATGGGGAGGAGCCCACCCCCGCATCTGTCTCCAGCCGCCCCCAGCCAGCCGGACTCCTTTTCCTCCACCCCGTCTGCCAGCCCTGGAACAGGGTCCCGGTGGGCTCTGGGTGTGGGGAGCCACGGCTGTGTCCCAGCTGCTGTGGCCAGCAGGCCTGGGGGGTCCCGGGGGTAGTCGGGCAGCCGTCTTGGTCCAACAGTGGGTCAGTTACGCAGACACCGAGCTAATACCAGCTGCCTGTGGGGCTACGCTGCCTGCCTTGGGACTCCGAAGCTCGGCCCAAGACCCCCAG GCTGCACTGGCGGCCCTGGGCAGAGCCCTGAGCCCCTTGGAAGAATGGCTTCGACTGCACACCTACCTGGCTGGGGAGGCCCCGACTCTGGCTGACCTGGCAGCTGTCACAGCCTTGCTGCTGCCTTTCCGTTAT GTCCTGGACCCCTCTGCCCGCCGGATCTGGGGTAATGTGACTCGCTGGTTTATCACATGTGTTCAGCAGCCAGAATTCCGGGCCGTACTGGGAGAGGTGGTTCTGTATTCAGGGGCCAGGTCTCTCTCCCAACAGCCAG GCTCTGAGGTCCCTGCACCCCCAAAGACAGCTGCTCAACTCAAGAAAGAGGCAAAGAAACGAGAGAAACTAGAGAAATTCCAGCAGAAGCAGAAGGTCCAACAGCAGCAGCCACCCCCTGGGGAG CAGAAGAAACCAAAACCAGAGAAGCGGGAGAAACGGGATCCTGGGGTCATTACCTACGATCTCCCGACCCCACCTGGGGAAAAGAAAG ATGTCAGTGGCACCATGCCTGACTCCTACAGCCCTCAGTACGTGGAGGCTGCCTGGTACCCTTGGTGGGAGCAGCAGGGCTTCTTCAGGCCTGAGTATGGG CGTTCCAGCGTGTCAGCACCAAACCCCCGGGGCATCTTCATGATGTGCATCCCACCCCCCAACGTGACAGGCTCCCTGCACCTGGGCCATGCGCTCACCAACGCCATCCAGGACTCCCTGACCCGCTG GCACCGTATGCGTGGAGAGACCACCCTGTGGAATCCTGGCTGTGACCACGCAGGCATTGCCACCcaggtggtggtggagaagaaaCTCTGGCGCGAGCAGGGGCTGAGTCGGCACCAGCTGGGGCGAGAGGCTTTCCTGCAGGAGGTCTGGAAGTGGAAGGAGGA GAAAGGTGACCGGATTTACCACCAGCTGAAGAAGCTTGGCAGCTCCTTGGACTGGAATCGAGCCTGTTTCACCATGGATCCT AAACTGTCAGCAGCCGTGACGGAGGCCTTTGTACGGCTCCACGAGGAGGGAGTCATTTATCGCAGCACCCGCCTTGTCAACTGGTCCTGCACCCTCAACTCTGCCATCTCTGACATCGAG GTGGATAAGAAGGAGCTGACAGGTCGTACCCTGCTCTCCGTGCCTGGCTACAAAGAGAAGGTGGAGTTTGGGGTCCTCGTCTCCTTTGCTTACAAGGTCCAAGGCTCAG ACAGCGACGAGGAGGTGGTAGTGGCAACAACTCGGATCGAGACGATGCTGGGAGATGTGGCCGTAGCTGTGCACCCCAAAGATCCCAGATACCAG CACCTGAAGGGGAAGAACGTGATCCACCCATTTGTGTCTCGGAGCCTCCCTATCGTCTTTGATGACTTTGTGGACATGGAGTTCGGCACAG GCGCAGTGAAGATCACCCCTGCCCATGACCAGAATGACTATGAGGTTGGGCAGCGGCACGGGCTGGAGGCCGTCAGCATCATGGATGCCCGCGGGGCCCTTGTCAACGTGCCCCCACCTTTCCTG GGCCTGCCCAGGTTTGAGGCCAGAAAGGCGGTGCTGGCAGCGCTCAAGGAGCAGGGACTGTTCCGCGGCATTGAGGACAACCCCATGGTGGTGCCACTTTGCAA CCGCTCCAAGGACGTGGTGGAGCCTCTGCTGCGGCCGCAGTGGTATGTGCGCTGTGGGGAGATGGCTCAGGCCGCCAGCGCTGCTGTGACACGGGGCGACCTCCGCATCCTGCCAGAGGCCCATCAGCGGACGTGGCACACCTGGATGGACAACATCCG GGACTGGTGTATCTCCCGGCAGCTGTGGTGGGGCCATCGCATCCCAGCCTACTTCATCACTGTCAACGACCCCGCTGTGCCCCCAGGGGAG GACCCTGACGGGCGGTACTGGGTGAGCGGGCGCACTGAGGCCGAGGCCCGGGAGAAGGCAGCCAAGGAGTTCGGTGTGTCCCCCGACAAGATCAGTCTCCAGCAAG ATGAAGATGTACTGGACACCTGGTTCTCCTCTGgcctcttccccttctccatccTAGGTTGGCCCAACCAG TCAGAAGATCTGAGTGTGTTCTACCCCGGGACGCTGCTGGAGACAGGCCATGACATCCTCTTCTTCTGGGTGGCCAGGATGGTCATGCTCGGCCTCAAGCTCACTGGCAAGCTGCCCTTCAAAGAG GTCTACCTCCATGCCATCGTGCGGGACGCCCACGGCCGGAAGATGAGCAAGTCTCTAGGCAACGTCATTGACCCCCTGGACGTTATCCATGGGGTCTCCCTGCAG GGCCTCCACGACCAGCTACTGAACAGCAACCTGGATCCCAGCGAGGTGGAGAAGGCGAAAGAGGGGCAG AAGGCAGATTTCCCAACGGGGATCCCCGAGTGTGGCACTGATGCGCTCCGGTTTGGACTATGCGCCTACACATCCCAGG GCCGTGACATCAACCTGGATGTGAACCGGATATTGGGGTATCGCCATTTCTGCAACAAGCTCTGGAACGCCACCAAGTTTGCCCTCCGTGGCCTTGGGAAGGGTTTCGTGCCCTCACCCACGTCCGAG CCCGGAGGCCGcgagagcctggtggactgctggaTCCGCAGCCGGCTGACCGAAGCTGTGAGGCTCAGCAACCAAGGTTTCCAGGCCTACGACTTCCCAGCTGTCACCACCGCCCAGTACAGCTTTTGGCTCTACGAGCTCTGCGATGTCTACCTG GAGTGCCTGAAGCCTGTGCTGAATGGGGTGGACCAGGTGGCAGCTGAGTGCGCCCGCCAGACCCTCTACACCTGCCTGGACGTGGGCCTGCGGCTGCTCTCACCCTTCATGCCCTTCGTGACCGAGGAGCTGTTCCAGCGGCTGCCCCGGCGGACGCCACAAGCTCCCCCTAGCCTCTGCGTCACCGCCTACCCGGAGCCCTCGGAG tGCTCCTGGAAGGACCCTGAGGCAGAAGCTGCCTTCGAGTTGGCCCTGAGCATCACTCGAGCTGTGCGCTCCCTGCGTGCCGACTACAACCTCACCCGGATCCGGCCCGACT GTTTCCTGGAAGTGGCTGACGAGGCCACAGGTGCCCTGGCATCGGCAGTGTCGGGCTACGTGCAGACACTGGCCAGCGCGGGGATCGTGGCCGTCCTGGCGCTGGGGGCTTCTGCACCCCAGGGCTGCGCTGTGGCCCTGGCCTCTGACCGCTGCTCCGTCCACCTGCAGCTGCAGGGGCTAGTAGACCCAGCCCGGGAGCTGGGCAAACTGCAGGCCAAGCGTGATGAGGCGCAGCGGCAGGCCCAGCGTCTGCGGGAGCGCCGCGCCGCCTCAGGCTACACTGTCAAGGTGCCCCTCAAAGTCCAGGAGGCAGATGAAACCAAG CTCCAGCAGACAGAAGCAGAGCTCAGGAAGGTTGATGAGGCCATCGCCCTATTTCAGAAGATGCTGTGA